The following are encoded together in the Daucus carota subsp. sativus chromosome 5, DH1 v3.0, whole genome shotgun sequence genome:
- the LOC108223937 gene encoding glycylpeptide N-tetradecanoyltransferase 1, whose product MADHDSNSNSLLENQTPNPDGNSASENESDASIDSLARQVQESLSLAKRHKFWETQPVGQFKDLGDSSLPEGPIEPPTPLSEVKQEPYNLPNLYEWITCDMETTEMCTEVYNLLSNNYVEDDDNMFRFNYSKEFLHWALRPPGHYKSWHIGVRVKSSKKLVAFITGVPARLRVRDSIVQMAEINFLCVHKKLRSKRLAPVMIKEVTRRVHLENIWQAAYTAGVVLPTPISTCQYWHRSLNPKKLIDVGFSRLGARMTMSRTIKLYKLPESTVTPGFRKMELHDVPAVTRLLRNYLLQFLVAPDLDENDVEHWLLPKEDVVDSFLVESPETHEITDFCSFYTLPSSILGHPSHSILKAAYSYYNVSTKTPLLQLMNDALIMAKHKDYDVFNALDVMQNDSFLKELKFGPGDGKLHYYLYNYRIKHVLRPSELGLVLL is encoded by the coding sequence ATGGCTGATCACGATTCAAATTCCAACTCGCTTCTGGAAAATCAAACCCCTAATCCGGATGGGAATTCAGCTTCTGAGAATGAGAGTGATGCATCAATTGATTCTCTAGCGCGACAGGTTCAGGAATCTCTTTCTCTGGCAAAGAGACACAAATTTTGGGAAACCCAGCCTGTTGGTCAGTTCAAGGATCTTGGTGACTCAAGCTTGCCTGAAGGACCTATTGAACCTCCAACACCATTGTCTGAAGTCAAACAAGAACCTTATAACCTTCCCAATCTCTATGAATGGATTACTTGTGACATGGAAACAACTGAGATGTGTACTGAGGTATATAACCTCCTCAGTAATAATTATGTGGAGGATGATGATAACATGTTCAGGTTTAACTACTCTAAGGAGTTCCTTCATTGGGCTCTTCGCCCTCCTGGTCATTACAAGAGCTGGCATATTGGAGTTCGAGTTAAGAGTTCAAAAAAACTGGTTGCTTTTATAACTGGAGTCCCTGCAAGACTTCGTGTGCGGGACAGTATTGTTCAAATGGCAGAAATCAATTTCCTTTGTGTTCATAAGAAGCTTAGATCAAAACGACTTGCTCCGGTCATGATTAAAGAGGTGACTAGGAGGGTTCACTTGGAAAACATTTGGCAAGCAGCTTATACAGCTGGTGTGGTTCTCCCTACACCCATATCAACTTGTCAGTACTGGCATAGATCATTGAACCCAAAGAAACTAATTGATGTTGGGTTTTCTAGACTTGGGGCAAGAATGACCATGAGCCGCACGATAAAACTTTACAAGTTACCGGAGTCAACTGTTACTCCTGGATTTAGGAAGATGGAACTCCATGATGTTCCTGCGGTTACCCGTTTACTTAGGAACTACTTGCTGCAGTTTCTTGTCGCACCTGACCTTGATGAAAATGATGTGGAGCACTGGCTTCTTCCAAAAGAGGATGTTGTGGACAGTTTTTTGGTTGAAAGCCCTGAAACCCATGAAATAACTGATTTCTGCAGTTTTTACACTCTCCCATCATCCATTCTGGGCCACCCTAGTCACTCAATTCTGAAGGCTGCATATTCCTACTACAATGTATCTACCAAGACTCCGTTGCTTCAGCTGATGAATGATGCTCTTATAATGGCAAAACATAAAGATTATGATGTTTTTAATGCATTAGATGTCATGCAAAATGACTCGTTTCTGAAGGAGCTGAAATTTGGACCAGGTGATGGGAAGCTCCATTATTATCTCTATAACTACAGAATAAAACATGTCTTGAGACCATCAGAACTTGGTCTCGTCCTCTTGTAG